A genome region from Sphingobacteriaceae bacterium GW460-11-11-14-LB5 includes the following:
- a CDS encoding gliding motility protein GldL: MAAKKQPGWLHVAISWGASIVIIGALFKILHIGGILGNYMIGLGLGVEAFLFFLTGFFPPEPEPAWERVYPELKADFKGELPTASARPVAATASNTAALDKMLSDAKIGPELIESLGSGLRTFGDKVATISNVADASTATNEFTGKIKTASAGFDNLSASFDKATANLKAMGESSVDSQAYHDQVNNLAKNLSALNAVYELELQDSSAHLKSMNKFYSNLSLTMQNFNESMEDSKQFKEEVNKLAKNLSSLNAIYGNMLSAMNGPRV, translated from the coding sequence ACCAGGCTGGTTACACGTAGCGATTTCATGGGGAGCAAGTATTGTAATTATCGGAGCGTTATTTAAAATTCTACACATTGGTGGAATTTTGGGTAACTACATGATCGGTCTTGGTCTTGGTGTAGAAGCATTTTTATTCTTTTTAACAGGATTTTTCCCGCCAGAGCCAGAACCAGCTTGGGAAAGAGTTTACCCTGAATTAAAAGCAGATTTTAAAGGCGAGTTACCAACTGCATCAGCCAGACCAGTGGCAGCAACTGCATCGAATACAGCAGCTTTAGATAAAATGTTATCAGATGCTAAAATCGGTCCTGAATTGATTGAAAGCTTAGGATCTGGTTTACGTACTTTTGGTGATAAAGTGGCAACGATTTCTAATGTTGCAGATGCATCTACCGCAACCAACGAATTTACTGGCAAAATTAAAACAGCTTCAGCTGGTTTTGATAACTTAAGTGCATCTTTTGATAAAGCTACAGCTAATTTGAAAGCAATGGGCGAGAGCAGTGTAGATTCTCAGGCTTACCATGATCAGGTGAACAATTTAGCTAAGAATTTATCAGCTTTAAATGCAGTATATGAATTAGAATTGCAAGATTCAAGCGCGCATCTAAAATCGATGAATAAGTTCTATTCAAACTTATCATTAACCATGCAAAACTTTAACGAATCGATGGAAGATTCGAAACAGTTTAAAGAAGAGGTGAATAAGTTGGCTAAAAACCTATCATCGCTTAATGCAATTTATGGCAATATGTTATCGGCTATGAACGGCCCACGTGTATAA